From Rhodococcus sp. B7740:
GGCCTCACCCCATTTGTCGCTTCGAGCGACCACTCGCCGAGAGGCGTTTGCAGCGGGCGTCGTCCCTACTTCTGTCCGTGTAGCGAAGGGACGAGATTCATGGCAGCGAAGACATGGTTCATCACCGGCACCTCCAAGGGCTTCGGTCGTGAGTGGACGATCGCCGCGCTCGAGCGCGGAGACCGAGTGGCGGCAACCGCCCGCAACACCGACACGCTGAAGGACCTGGTGGAGCAGTACGGCGACGCCATCCTGCCGATCGAACTGGACGTGAACGATCGCGCGGCCGACTTCGCGGCTGTGCAGCAGGCCTACGACAAGTTCGGTTCGCTCGACATCGTGGTCAACAACGCCGGCTACGGCCAGTTCGGCATGATCGAGGAACTCTCCGAGGAAGATGCCCGCGCGCAGATCGAGACCAACGTCTTCGGTGCGCTGTGGGTGACGCAGGCGGCCCTGCCGTTCATGCGTGAGCAGGGGAGTGGCCACATCCTGCAGGTGTCGTCCATCGGCGGAATCTCCGCCTTCCCGAATGTCGGTGCGTACCACGCCTCCAAGTGGGCCCTCGAAGGATTCAGTCAGGCATTGGCGCAGGAGGTCGAGGACTTCGGCATCCACGTGACATTGATCGAGCCGGGTGGTTTCTCCACCGACTGGTCCGGCCCGTCTGCCAAGAAGTCCACCGACATCTCCGCGTACGACCCGATTCGGGAGAAGGCTGCGAAGCTGCGCAGTGCCCGGCAGGCAACTCCCGGTGATCCGAGTGCAACACGGTCGGCACTGCTCAAGGTCGTCGACGCCGAAAAGCCGCCGCTGCGAGTATTTTTTGGCGACGCACCACTGCAGATCGCGACGAAAGACTACGAGTCGAGGCTCGCGAGCTGGCGCGAATGGCAGCCCGTGGCCGTGGAGGCGCACGGAGGCTGATTCTTCCCAGGGACCAGCAGAAGTCGACTCGAGCTGCAGCGACTTCGGCTTCGGACCGTGGCAGGTTGGCGTCGACGCCTCTTCGAGGTAGGGGTTGCGAAGCACGACCGTCTTGCGGGTAGCTGCCTGCAAACGCATCGCCTGCCAGAAGTGCTTGCGCGCGGATTCACGCCCCTCGTGGGGATTCACACCGCCTGTAGCGGGCGTGAATGACGATGAAGGGCGTGGATTGGGTAGTGGACTTATCGTGGCGTGATGAAAATCCGATTCGACGCGGGTTCGTATACGGTCCGCGAGGTCGAGGGCGGGGATGGTCCTGAGGACTTCCTGGCGGTGTTCAACAGCAATCCCGAGTTCCTCGACGCGAGTACGTTGCACACCGGTGTCACCGCATTCACCACGGAGGATGTCGAGAAGTTCCTGTGGCACAACACGGTTATGGAGAACTCCCACTGCCTGGTGATTCGTGTAGCAGAACGAATCGTGGGAGTGGTGACGTTGCTTGTTCCGCATCCCCGCGAAGGCCAACCGTGGGTGGGGAGTCTGATCGTCGACGCGGACGAGGGCCACGATCGTGTGGCGAATCCGGTGCTGGCGGAGCTCGAGCGCAGGCTTGCGGCGCAGGGGTGGACCCATGTGTTCGTGGGTCCGATGGTCAGCATGGTCGAGAGCATCGGATGGTGGCGTTCACTCGGCTATCTGCCGGTC
This genomic window contains:
- a CDS encoding SDR family oxidoreductase gives rise to the protein MAAKTWFITGTSKGFGREWTIAALERGDRVAATARNTDTLKDLVEQYGDAILPIELDVNDRAADFAAVQQAYDKFGSLDIVVNNAGYGQFGMIEELSEEDARAQIETNVFGALWVTQAALPFMREQGSGHILQVSSIGGISAFPNVGAYHASKWALEGFSQALAQEVEDFGIHVTLIEPGGFSTDWSGPSAKKSTDISAYDPIREKAAKLRSARQATPGDPSATRSALLKVVDAEKPPLRVFFGDAPLQIATKDYESRLASWREWQPVAVEAHGG
- a CDS encoding GNAT family N-acetyltransferase, whose amino-acid sequence is MKIRFDAGSYTVREVEGGDGPEDFLAVFNSNPEFLDASTLHTGVTAFTTEDVEKFLWHNTVMENSHCLVIRVAERIVGVVTLLVPHPREGQPWVGSLIVDADEGHDRVANPVLAELERRLAAQGWTHVFVGPMVSMVESIGWWRSLGYLPVERRLDNDKREVEVHRTVLRC